One genomic segment of Hordeum vulgare subsp. vulgare chromosome 2H, MorexV3_pseudomolecules_assembly, whole genome shotgun sequence includes these proteins:
- the LOC123425369 gene encoding uncharacterized protein LOC123425369, whose translation MAREGRPEFVRWREEFLSQERGSRVVHYYLEDADGVSHLAVVGTERSLRHMLYVVSEDFHGPQGSGGADGGQGMFARKWRSRREVVDWLESFLPAKTLTSNFSKFGPRMGNDVGLDGYSETDSYVCHNLGTACSTDIMWSGPFWTCSKQLQHYQAFCRNGTTISIHSFALVMSEEENRYLAYLEDMYEDKKGLKKVKVRWFHQNQEFACAIPPPAPHPCEVFITSYSQVISVECVDDIATVLTREHYEKCGDTLPNSSLVGIRFCFRQYSKNKFKHFDLRTLRGYFNQAAVLSLKVSPEQEKDGSDVRHCSPGKIKSSKQFERLYSKCLGTKICRGPQADSIPSYQKPFNKQSPVKHLSVKFIGPQSQPMPTYNVGDKIEVLSQDSGIVGCWFRCTVLKPCTSHNKLKIQYDDLEDADDCGRLEERVRVSTLALPDKLGLRCPGRLRIRPRPQQKTLVNDTALLPGTAVDVWQFSGWWEGVLVSTDAGSSDSLQIYFPGENFFGVCQLNDIRISKDWVKNRWVHIERKPDVLSRIPSVHVQTKQPDNMTSTGSLGSNSALSDQELAAVHANSSGDKQTGVSMQTEASLIDKFSASIDDEKQTISGKRYAEQDCNGEETGADNQTEANLTDTASAAAETEKQTLLGKRLRDGTAEQNCNGGMFSLTDKGSASVEKQTVLVKRVRYDDAEQKCNGEQTGADMQTEVSLSGKVSAAAEDEKRTILGKRPRDDAVEQNCNDQVFCLTDKDSASMDDDEQTVLGKGPRDGDVDQHCNNEVCSLTGKAASSVEDEKETISGKRQRNDDAEQRCNDEVCRLTDKASPPVEDEKQTVLGKWPRDDDDEQDCDGEVGVDLDVSKP comes from the exons ATGGCGAGGGAGGGCCGTCCGGAGTTCGTGAGGTGGAGGGAGGAGTTCCTCTCGCAGGAGAGGGGCAGCCGCGTCGTGCATTACTACTTGGAAGACGCCGATGGCGTGTCTCATCTGGCAGTCGTGGGCACAGAGCGGAGCCTGCGCCACATGCTCTACGTCGTGTCAGAGGATTTCCATGGGCCGCAGGGAAGCGGTGGTGCTGATGGTGGGCAGGGGATGTTTGCGCGCAAGTGGAGGTCCCGCCGTGAGGTCGTGGATTGGCTCGAGTCCTTCCTTCCGGCGAAGACCCTCACCTCAA ATTTTTCAAAATTTGGACCTCGTATGGGCAATGATGTTGGATTAGATGGATACAGCGAAACTGATAGCTATGTGTGTCACAATCTG GGTACAGCTTGCAGTACAGACATTATGTGGTCTGGTCCATTCTGGACTTGtagcaagcagcttcagcactatCAAGCCTTTTGTCGTAATGGAACCACAATATCT ATCCACTCTTTTGCACTTGTCATGTCTGAGGAGGAAAACCGTTACCTTGCATACTTGGAGGATATGTATGAAGATAAGAAGGGACTCAAGAAGGTTAAAGTGCGATGGTTTCATCAAAACCAGGAATTTGCTTGTGCCatacctcctcctgctcctcatcCTTGTGAAGTTTTCATCACCTCTTATTCTCAAGTAATCAGTGTTGAGTGTGTCGATGATATTGCTACTGTTTTAACCCGAGAGCATTATGAAAAGTGTGGGGACACTTTGCCAAATAGTTCGTTGGTGGGGATCCGTTTCTGCTTTCGTCAGtatagcaaaaataaattcaaacaTTTTGACTTGAGAACATTGCGTGGATATTTTAACCAAGCTGCTGTCCTATCCTTGAAAGTTTCACCTGAACAAGAAAAGGATGGTTCTGATGTCAGGCATTGTTCACCTGGAAAGATCAAGTCTTCAAAGCAGTTTGAGAGGCTTtattcaaaatgtttgggtaccaaAATCTGCCGAGGCCCACAAGCAGACTCCATACCATCTTATCAGAAGCCGTTTAATAAACAATCTCCTGTAAAGCATCTCTCAGTTAAGTTTATAGGGCCCCAGAGTCAGCCTATGCCAACCTACAACGTTGGTGACAAGATAGAGGTTTTGTCTCAAGACAGTGGCATTGTGGGCTGCTGGTTCAGGTGTACTGTTCTGAAGCCATGTACTAGTCATAACAAACTGAAGATCCAATATGATGATCTCGAAGATGCCGATGATTGTGGTAGATTGGAG GAGCGTGTACGTGTCTCTACATTGGCTCTTCCTGATAAACTTGGACTGAGATGCCCAGGCCGGCTCAGAATTAGGCCACGTCCTCAACAAAAGACTTTGGTCAATGACACTGCCCTTTTACCTGGAACTGCTGTTGATGTCTGGCAATTTAGTGGCTGGTGGGAAGGAGTTTTAGTGAGTACAGATGCTGGTTCATCTGATAGCCTGCAAATATACTTCCCAG GTGAAAACTTTTTTGGTGTATGCCAGCTAAATGATATAAGAATTTCAAAAGATTGGGTCAAGAACCGTTGGGTACATATAGAAAGGAAGCCAGACGTGTTGTCGAGAATACCTTCGGTTCATGTCCAAACTAAGCAACCTGATAACATGACATCCACTGGTTCTTTGGGCTCCAATTCTGCACTATCTGATCAAGAGCTTGCAGCTGTGCATGCAAACTCCAGTGGAGATAAACAGACTGGAGTTAGTATGCAAACTGAGGCTAGTTTGATTGACAAGTTCTCTGCTTCTATAGATGATGAGAAGCAAACAATATCAGGGAAGCGATATGCTGAACAGGACTGCAATGGGGAAGAAACAGGAGCTGATAATCAGACTGAGGCTAATTTAACTGATACGGCCTCTGCAGCTGCAGAGACTGAAAAGCAAACGTTGTTAGGGAAGCGGCTTAGGGACGGTACTGCAGAACAGAACTGCAACGGGGGAATGTTTAGTTTGACTGATAAGGGCTCTGCTTCTGTAGAGAAGCAAACAGTATTAGTGAAGCGAGTGAGGTATGATGACGCTGAACAGAAATGCAATGGGGAACAAACAGGAGCTGATATGCAAACTGAGGTTAGTTTATCTGGCAAGGTCTCTGCAGCTGCAGAGGATGAAAAGAGAACGATATTGGGGAAGCGGCCTAGGGATGATGCTGTGGAACAGAACTGCAATGATCAAGTGTTCTGTTTGACTGATAAGGACTCTGCTTCTATGGATGATGATGAGCAAACAGTGTTAGGAAAGGGACCTAGGGACGGTGATGTTGATCAGCACTGCAATAATGAAGTATGTAGTTTGACTGGTAAGGCAGCTTCATCAGTAGAGGATGAAAAGGAGACAATATCAGGGAAGCGGCAAAGGAATGATGATGCTGAACAGCGCTGCAACGATGAAGTATGCAGGTTAACCGATAAGGCCTCTCCTCCTGTAGAggatgagaagcaaactgtattAGGGAAGTGGCCTAGGGACGACGATGATGAACAAGACTGCGACGGGGAAGTAGGCGTAGACTTAGATGTCAGCAAGCCGTGA